A window of Trichocoleus sp. FACHB-46 genomic DNA:
GGTAAGGTTCGCCATTTGGGATTGCGGATTGGTCGCCGCACTGGGGAAATTTTACTAATTTTGGTGGCAAAGGATGCCAACTTATCCGGTTTAGAGGACCAAGCACAGGACTGGTTGAATCGCTACCCTGAGCTAGTCGGTGTCTCCCTCAATATCAACTCACACAAAACCAACGCAATCTTCGGGGATGAAACGCGCTGCATTGCGGGCCAGTCTTACTTGAATGAGAAGTTTGGTGGTTTGCAGTTTCAAATCCATGCCACGACTTTCTTTCAGGTCTATACCGAGCAAGCAGAAGCGCTGTTACGAAAAGTGATTAGCCAATTAGATTTGCAAGGCCATGAAACTTTGATCGATGCCTATTGCGGGGTGGGAACATTCACGTTACCCCTGGCAAAACGGGTGAAGCAGGCGATCGGGCTGGAACTGCAACCGGAAGCGATCGCGCAAGCCCAACTGAATGCAGAACTGAATGGCATCACAAATGTGGCGTTTCAAGCGGGTCCAGTAGAACAGGTGTTACGCACGCTGTCTGTGCAACCGGATGTGGTGCTGCTCGATCCACCTCGTAAAGGTTGCGATCGCGCGGTGTTGGAGACGTTGCTGCAAATCCAGCCTCAGCGGATTGTGTATGTGAGCTGCAAACCCGCCACTCAAGCCCGTGACCTGAAGATCCTCTGTCAGGAAGGCAATTATCGCTTGGTCAAAGCTCAACCTGCCGACTTCTTCCCGCAAACGGCTCATGTGGAATGTGCAGCATTTCTAGAACGTCAATCTTGATGTCTATCGATGCAGATCCGAGTTGAAACCCCCAAAGATTATCCGGCGATCGCAGACCTCTTACTTGCAGCGTTTGAGCAGGGAGATGAAGCCCGCCTAGTAGAAAAGATTCGATTGTCCGATCGCTATATCCCTGAACTGGCTTTAGTGGCAGAAAAAGAGGGAGTAGTCGTCGGACATATCCTTTTTAGCTACATCGACTTGGTAGGTGCGGAAACACTGCCTGTTTTAGGTTTAGCTCCTTTAGCGGTACATCCACAATATCAACGCCAGGGAATTGGCAGTGCTTTAGTTCAGGCAGGAATGGCGAAAGCGGAGGAGCGAGGAGAGGCGATCGCGATCGTTCTAGGACATCCTCCGTTCTATAGCCGCTTTGGCTTTGAGCCATCTGTAGCCTATGGAATTGAATCTCCTTTTCCAGTTTCGGCGGAGTTCTTTATGGTGACATTCCTGCAACCCAAACGACAGGGATACGCAGGCAAAGTAATTTATCCCTCTGCGTTTGAAGGCTTATAGACTCACGGCGCTAGATACACATGACCCTAAATCTTAACGACCAAAGCTTCCTTCTGCATCTGTCCTAAAGTTTTTTCCAATTTGGGGAACTGTTTATCCTTCAGACCAAAGGCGTATTTATCTGGATAGAAAAAAGTAACTCATATGACAGACGTGGCTAAAAAAATCAAACTGTAACGTAGTTGACAGTTGCGTGCTTCAACACCAAAACGCTACAAGTAGAGTTCAGCTCCTAAGCTTGACCCTACAGGCAGTGTTTTGCTCAGTTGACTGCGTAAACTTCTAGTTTAGGCAAAAAACCTTAGGAGGTTCCATATGCAGAACAAACAAGTACGATTGGCTTCTATGCTGAGTGCTGGCATCCTCATGCTAGGCGTTCCCGCAGTTACTCTCATGCAAGAGCCCGCAAGCGCCCAGACAGCCACACAAGCAACTGTTGGCAATCTCATTTCTGCTCTGAATAACATTGCAGTTCAAATTACCAATTTGGAAGCTTTGAACAACCTAACTGTTGAAAATGTGCGGGTTGTGAATGTTGAAGATGTGCTTAACGGCAATAATGTTGAAGCACTTAACAACGCGCTAAATCGTAATAACGTAGAGATTGATGTTCTGCGTCGGTCACTTAACAACAACGAAGTTATCAAGAACGTATTGAACAATAATGATGTTGCCATTAATGATGTGGTGGCAATTGAGGTGTTGAGTGGCGGAGATGTTGTTGTCTTTGCTCAATAACAAAATCAGTTTGCTTTAAGCGATCGTTAATAACCTAGGTTAAACACCTAAAACCCTTCTAGACTGCAGCTAGAGGGGTTTTAGGTGTTTTGGCTTGTATGAGTCTTGTTGCAAAAGTTGCCGATCGCCTCAATTACGGCTTACCATGCGTTACGCCACCTCTTGTTGCCTGTTTGCGATGAAGTTTAGTCAAATTATTCAACCCCTCAGTGCTGTTGCGACTGGTAATAGCTTGACCAGCAACCCTACCTGCGACCCAGAGCTGCAAGGCGTTGCGGCAGTAGAGGAAGCGGTGGCTGGTCAGCTCAGTTACATTGAGGGCGACAAGTTTGCGGCTGAAGTAGGTAAAACAGCGGCGAGTGCTTTGATTTTGCCTCCCAACGAGACTTTGCAAGCGCAGGCGACCGAGCGTGGCATTGCCTGGATTGCCACATCCCAACCGCGATTGGTGTTTGCTCAAGCGATCGCCTTGTTCTACCAACCCTTTCGCCCTACTTCCGAAATTCATCCTACCGCTGTGATTCATCCGTCGGTTCAGGTGGGACAGAACGCTTACATTGGGCCGCATGTAGTGATTCAGGCAGGTGCAAAGGTTGGCGATGATGTGTGCATTCATCCGAATGTAGTGGTTTATCCAGAAGTGCAGATTGGCGATCGCACCACACTCCATGCCAACTGTGTGATTCATGAGCGCACCCGCATTGGCAATGATTGTGTAATTCACTCTGGCGCAGCGATCGGTTCAGAAGGCTTTGGATTTGTTCCGACCAAAGAAGGTTGGTACAAGATGGAGCAGTCGGGTTACACAGTGCTAGAGGATGGGGTAGAGGTAGGTTGCAACTCCACAATTGACCGTCCTGCTGTCGGGGAAACCCGGATTGGCCGCAATACCAAGCTCGATAATATGGTGCATATCGCTCACGGTTGTAACGTGGGAGAAGCGTGCGCGATGGCAGCTCAAGTAGGCATGGCAGGCGGAGTCAAGATTGGCAATCGCGTCATCTTGGCGGGCCAAGTGGGAGTTGCCAACCAATCTACGGTGGGGGATGGGGCGATCGCGACGGCGCAATCTGGCATTCATGGGGATGTGGAGCCAGGGGCGATCGTGTCGGGCAGTCCAGCCGTAGACAACAAAATCTATTTGAAAGCTTCAGCGATCTACAAGCGGTTGCCAGAGATGTATCAAGCTTTCAAGCAACTGCAACGACGCTTAGGCAAGACAGAGTAGGGATTACGGCCCTTCAGTTAAAACGGGAGGTACGATCGGCAGTTGTACCGTAAAGCTGACCTGATTCGCCTGACTCGTGGCTTGGATGGTGCCGCTCAAATGCTCTACTAGTTTCTTCACGAGAGCTAGTCCTAAGCCTGTGCCACCATGCTTCCAAGGGTCATGGTTGGGGATGCGGTAGAACTTATCAAAGACATGCTCCAATTCTACGACGGCAATTTCCACGCCAGAGTTTTGCACACTGAGCCAAAAGAATTCTGAGTTAGCCTGGGCTGTCACTGCGATCGCCGCTTGCCGAGGCGTATACTTACAGGCATTGCTGAGCAGCTCAGTCAGGATGCGCTCCAAAATGTCGAGATCGGTGTGCAAAGTTGGCAATTCCGCAGGCAACTGCACTTGCAACTGTTGTTCTTGCTGGCGCGCCTGCTCTAAAAATGGCTCGACTACGCTGGGAATCCAGCAATGAGGGTTAATGGCAGTGAAGAGGAGTGGTTCTGTTTCGGCATCTAAGCGAGTTAAGTCGAGCAGATCGTTGATCAGTTTAATTTCGCGATCGCATTCGTCATTGAGAACTTGAAAGTATCGTGAGGTGCGATCGGACGGATCAGAAACGAGTTTCCCTGCCTTGTCCCAACTCATTTCTAGCATTTGAGTCGCCATTTTGATGCTAGACATTGGGGTTCGCAATTCATGAGAAACGGTGCTGAGAAAATCATCTTTGAGCCGATTCAATTTCTCTAGCTCGGCAACTTGCGCTTGAGCTGCTTGATAGAGTCGCGCCTGCCGAATCGCGATCGCACATTGATTAGCGACCTGCTGCACCAGACGAATTTCCAGCTCACTAAACGTGTCGGTGTTGGGGCGAAAGAGCCAGAGATCTCCCAGTACGCCTTGGTCATCAACGATGGGGCAAGCCAGAATCATTGAGGAATTTTGGATCGATCGAATGAGCAAGCCATCGCAGATACAAAATTGCAGATGCTGGCCTTGCAAAAGCCGCTGGTAAATGTCTGGTCTAGCAGTCATCTCTATAGTTTGACCAACGGCTGACAAGCTATCACTATATTCATGAGTAATCGTAGAAGTCGTGTGGGCAGCATTGTAGATTCCAGTATCACAACAACGCACCTCTAGACCCAAGGCCAATTCCTGTACTGCGGTGGTGAGGATGTGGTCTTCGTCTAGGCTGTCGCGCACCTTATCGGTAATTCGCTTCAACCGCGCTTCAAAGTTGAGGGCTTGGGCAAGCTGAGCGGTCCGTTCCTGGACTTGATCTTCCAATACAGCATTCAACTGCTGCACCTGCTGAAACAATTCCGATTGTTGAATGGCGATCGCGACTTGGGCTGCCAACTGTTGCAGCAAATCGATTTCGTGGGCTTGCCAATCACGGGAGGTGCGGCACTGATGCACCATGAGCAATCCCCAGAGCTTTTGCCCTTGCAAAATTGGCACTGCTAGACCCGCTTGCACTTGGTAACGCTGCAAAAACCGCTTCATTCCCGGTGAAAACTCTGCCTGTTGCACATCTACGAAGACAGAAACCAATCCTTGTTGATATTGATCGAGATAGTGTTTCAACCAGGCTTGGCGCATGGTAGTGCGTAGTAGCGAAGGCCACTCTGGATTTACAGATTCAGCTACAAATCGCCCTTGACTGCTACCATCCAAACGGTAGATGGTGACGCGATCGCTCTCTAAGCAGTGGCGAATATTGTCAACTGTGGTGCTGAGGATGGTATCGAGATGCAGAGATTGGCGAATTTGCTGGGTAACGCTGGCAATTAACCGCTCTCTCTGGTTTTGCTGTCGCAGTAGCTCTTCGGTCTGTTGCCGCTCAAGGATGTCTAGCTTGAGCTGAGCTTCACTCTCCCTGAGGGCAGCTTCGACTCTTCGGCGTTCTGTAATATCTCGCAGCACCACTTGAGTTGCAGGTTCACCTTGGTAGGTCAGTGGAATAGCCGTGACCTCAGCATCCACTACTGTGCCATCCAAGCGGCAAAGTTTTTGCTCCATTAGGGGCGCAGGAATCTCACTTTGTTGGAGCTGCTGCATCCGAGCTCGAACTAAAGCTTGGTAGTCGGGATGAACACGCTCTAATACAAAAGTGCCGATTAAATCTTCAGCGCAGGTGCCGCCATAGAACTGGACAGCGGCTGGATTAAGAAACACAAATTTGCCACCACGCTGAATAAAAATAGCGTCAGGACAAAGCTCTACCAGTTGGCGATACCGTTGTTCGCTTTCTCGTAAAGCTGTTTCTGTTTCTGTATGAGTGCGATCGCCGTCCGGTTGAGCTTGTTTTGTCCCAGCGATCGCTTGCAGGTCCGCTTGGTCTCTGGAATCGTCTCTACAGCAATGGATGTAGCAACAGCAACTCTGATTTAGCGGCTGATTGGGGCCTTGCATACAAATCCTGCTGAGTCCTAACGGCTATGTCTTAGCATGCCCTAGCAGAACGAGGATGACTGAGTATGTTTAAATAGATTTAGTAAAATTTTTGACTCAGTACGAGTTGACAAAGAGCAGGGCGATCGCTAAGGAACTTGAACCGGAGCCGATTCCAGCTTGGCGATTAACTTAATGCCAAACTCTGACTCAAAGGCACCCTTCTTGTAATCCACGCTCCATAATTCCAAAGCACAGTCATCGGTAGGTTGAGTCGGTTGGAGCCAGAGATACAATTCTTTCGCCTCAGCCCGATACTCACAGCGGATCTGTTGCACTGCTCCAAGCTGACGGCGATCGAGGGCGACCGCTAGGCGCAATAGAGGACTCAATTGTTCTACAACCCGCCGATGTTTTTTGCTGGTGAGATTGCGATAGGTTTCGTGTTTCTTTTTCGGCGTGTTTTTGCGGTGGTAGCGAGCTAGGTTCGCGATCGTTTCCACTTCAATTTCGGTATAGCCGAGTAAATCGCCGTTGCGGATTAAGTAGTAAGAGTGCTTATGATGGGAGGCATGGTTCACGTGGTGGCCGCAGTTGTGCAAGATGGCAGCGGCCCACAGCAGTTCTTTTTCTTCCTCACCCCACAAATGCAACCAACCTTGAGTTTGGTCAAATAAGCTGGTGGCAAAGGCCGCGATGCGTTGGCTATAGTCCAGATTTACCTGGTACTTGCGCGCTACCCGCTTCACACTCCGCTGCCGTACCGAACTTTGGTAGCGCAACCGATCTTCGATCAGCCCGTGGGTCAGCATCCAATCGACGACCACGCCTTCGCGCAAAGCCCGCTCGCAGATAGTGAAAGCATCAATTTCCAAGAAAGCCATTGTTTCTTGCAAAATCAAGGCTCCAGCCAGAATAATTTCAGCTCGACGCTCGGACATTCCCGGTAGTGTCAGCCGTTCTGCAAAGCTGAGCCGCCGCAGCCGCGCCACAATTTCTCGCAGATCGGCCAGCGGGACTTGATACCCGTTTAATGGATCGGGAATGATGCCGAGCTTTTCGCGGGCATG
This region includes:
- the rlmD gene encoding 23S rRNA (uracil(1939)-C(5))-methyltransferase RlmD, with product MSTPRTTPANHATDPTTEQWRQGELVEIEIHDLTDGGEGVGRFRERVVFVPDTVPGDRVSVRLVLVKPQYAQGKLMQIIEASPNRIRPRCIVADKCGGCQWQHIDYAYQLKAKRNQVIQALERIGGFSEPPVEPILGAEADLAYRNKATYPLGRSQAGQVQAGYYQKGSHHLVNLNQCPIQDARLNPLLAEVKQDIYQRGWGIYDEKQHRGKVRHLGLRIGRRTGEILLILVAKDANLSGLEDQAQDWLNRYPELVGVSLNINSHKTNAIFGDETRCIAGQSYLNEKFGGLQFQIHATTFFQVYTEQAEALLRKVISQLDLQGHETLIDAYCGVGTFTLPLAKRVKQAIGLELQPEAIAQAQLNAELNGITNVAFQAGPVEQVLRTLSVQPDVVLLDPPRKGCDRAVLETLLQIQPQRIVYVSCKPATQARDLKILCQEGNYRLVKAQPADFFPQTAHVECAAFLERQS
- a CDS encoding GNAT family N-acetyltransferase — translated: MQIRVETPKDYPAIADLLLAAFEQGDEARLVEKIRLSDRYIPELALVAEKEGVVVGHILFSYIDLVGAETLPVLGLAPLAVHPQYQRQGIGSALVQAGMAKAEERGEAIAIVLGHPPFYSRFGFEPSVAYGIESPFPVSAEFFMVTFLQPKRQGYAGKVIYPSAFEGL
- the lpxD gene encoding UDP-3-O-(3-hydroxymyristoyl)glucosamine N-acyltransferase, which translates into the protein MRYATSCCLFAMKFSQIIQPLSAVATGNSLTSNPTCDPELQGVAAVEEAVAGQLSYIEGDKFAAEVGKTAASALILPPNETLQAQATERGIAWIATSQPRLVFAQAIALFYQPFRPTSEIHPTAVIHPSVQVGQNAYIGPHVVIQAGAKVGDDVCIHPNVVVYPEVQIGDRTTLHANCVIHERTRIGNDCVIHSGAAIGSEGFGFVPTKEGWYKMEQSGYTVLEDGVEVGCNSTIDRPAVGETRIGRNTKLDNMVHIAHGCNVGEACAMAAQVGMAGGVKIGNRVILAGQVGVANQSTVGDGAIATAQSGIHGDVEPGAIVSGSPAVDNKIYLKASAIYKRLPEMYQAFKQLQRRLGKTE
- a CDS encoding GAF domain-containing protein, with product MQGPNQPLNQSCCCYIHCCRDDSRDQADLQAIAGTKQAQPDGDRTHTETETALRESEQRYRQLVELCPDAIFIQRGGKFVFLNPAAVQFYGGTCAEDLIGTFVLERVHPDYQALVRARMQQLQQSEIPAPLMEQKLCRLDGTVVDAEVTAIPLTYQGEPATQVVLRDITERRRVEAALRESEAQLKLDILERQQTEELLRQQNQRERLIASVTQQIRQSLHLDTILSTTVDNIRHCLESDRVTIYRLDGSSQGRFVAESVNPEWPSLLRTTMRQAWLKHYLDQYQQGLVSVFVDVQQAEFSPGMKRFLQRYQVQAGLAVPILQGQKLWGLLMVHQCRTSRDWQAHEIDLLQQLAAQVAIAIQQSELFQQVQQLNAVLEDQVQERTAQLAQALNFEARLKRITDKVRDSLDEDHILTTAVQELALGLEVRCCDTGIYNAAHTTSTITHEYSDSLSAVGQTIEMTARPDIYQRLLQGQHLQFCICDGLLIRSIQNSSMILACPIVDDQGVLGDLWLFRPNTDTFSELEIRLVQQVANQCAIAIRQARLYQAAQAQVAELEKLNRLKDDFLSTVSHELRTPMSSIKMATQMLEMSWDKAGKLVSDPSDRTSRYFQVLNDECDREIKLINDLLDLTRLDAETEPLLFTAINPHCWIPSVVEPFLEQARQQEQQLQVQLPAELPTLHTDLDILERILTELLSNACKYTPRQAAIAVTAQANSEFFWLSVQNSGVEIAVVELEHVFDKFYRIPNHDPWKHGGTGLGLALVKKLVEHLSGTIQATSQANQVSFTVQLPIVPPVLTEGP
- a CDS encoding HD domain-containing protein — its product is MSVPISAEQDRILAAIDIGTNSIHMVVVRVQPTLPAFSIMAREKDTARLGDRDPETGDLTPAAMGRAIAALKRCKDIATSLNAEQIIAVATSAVREAPNGKEFVKQVEAEVGIIVNLVSGQEEARRIYLGVLSGMEFDNKPHVIIDIGGGSTELILGDGHEPRTLSSTKIGAVRLTAEYVSTDPISNAEFQYLQAYIRGMIERPVGELRAHLKPGEVPRLVGTSGTAETVAMLHAREKLGIIPDPLNGYQVPLADLREIVARLRRLSFAERLTLPGMSERRAEIILAGALILQETMAFLEIDAFTICERALREGVVVDWMLTHGLIEDRLRYQSSVRQRSVKRVARKYQVNLDYSQRIAAFATSLFDQTQGWLHLWGEEEKELLWAAAILHNCGHHVNHASHHKHSYYLIRNGDLLGYTEIEVETIANLARYHRKNTPKKKHETYRNLTSKKHRRVVEQLSPLLRLAVALDRRQLGAVQQIRCEYRAEAKELYLWLQPTQPTDDCALELWSVDYKKGAFESEFGIKLIAKLESAPVQVP